Proteins encoded within one genomic window of Brenneria nigrifluens DSM 30175 = ATCC 13028:
- a CDS encoding YeaH/YhbH family protein, with translation MAYFIDRRLNGKNKSMVNRQRFLRRYKSQIKQSISEAINKRSVTDIDSGESVSIPNGDINEPMFHQGRGGRRHRVHPGNDHFVQNDRIERPQGGGGGSGQGDASKDGEGQDEFVFQISKDEYLDLLFEDLALPNLKKTQHRQLNEYKNHRAGYTANGVPANISVVRSLQNSLARRMAMTAGKRRELHSLEAELEQLEHSEPVQLLEEERLRQDIAELRQKIARVPFIDTFDLRYKNYERRAEPSSQAVMFCLMDVSGSMDQATKDMAKRFYILLYLFLSRNYKNVEVVYIRHHTQAKEVDEQEFFYSQETGGTIVSSALKLMEEVVRERYDPSLWNIYAAQASDGDNWADDSPLCHQLLADQLLPMVRYYSYIEITRRSHQTLWREYEMLRDEFDNFAMQHIRDPDDIYPVFRELFRKQTVGN, from the coding sequence ATGGCCTATTTCATTGATCGACGGCTAAATGGCAAAAACAAAAGCATGGTTAACCGCCAGCGCTTTCTGCGCCGCTATAAGTCGCAAATAAAACAGTCGATTTCCGAGGCCATTAACAAGCGTTCGGTGACCGATATAGACAGCGGGGAATCGGTATCGATTCCCAACGGAGACATTAACGAACCGATGTTCCATCAGGGGCGCGGCGGCCGCCGCCATCGCGTGCATCCGGGGAACGACCACTTTGTACAGAATGACCGCATCGAGCGGCCGCAGGGAGGCGGCGGCGGTTCCGGTCAGGGCGATGCCAGTAAAGACGGCGAAGGCCAGGATGAGTTCGTATTTCAGATATCCAAAGACGAATATCTGGACCTGCTGTTTGAAGATCTGGCGCTGCCGAATCTGAAAAAAACCCAGCACCGGCAGTTGAACGAGTACAAAAACCATCGCGCGGGTTATACCGCCAATGGCGTTCCCGCCAATATCAGCGTGGTGCGCTCATTGCAAAACTCCCTGGCCCGGCGGATGGCGATGACGGCGGGTAAACGCCGTGAGTTGCACTCTCTGGAGGCGGAGCTGGAACAGTTGGAGCATTCCGAACCGGTACAGTTGCTGGAAGAAGAGCGTTTGCGCCAGGACATTGCCGAACTGCGGCAAAAAATCGCCCGGGTGCCGTTTATCGATACCTTCGATCTGCGTTACAAAAATTATGAGCGCCGGGCCGAGCCATCCAGCCAGGCGGTGATGTTCTGCCTTATGGATGTTTCCGGTTCGATGGATCAGGCCACCAAGGATATGGCGAAACGCTTTTATATCCTGCTCTATCTGTTTCTCAGCAGAAATTATAAAAACGTCGAGGTGGTTTATATCAGGCACCATACCCAGGCTAAAGAGGTTGACGAGCAAGAGTTCTTCTACTCGCAGGAAACCGGCGGCACCATTGTTTCCAGCGCGTTGAAGCTGATGGAGGAAGTGGTGCGCGAACGTTACGATCCGTCTCTCTGGAATATCTATGCGGCGCAGGCGTCCGACGGCGATAACTGGGCCGATGACTCCCCTTTATGCCATCAATTGCTGGCCGACCAGCTGCTGCCGATGGTGCGCTATTATAGCTATATCGAAATCACCCGCCGTTCCCACCAGACGCTGTGGCGCGAGTACGAAATGCTGCGTGACGAATTTGATAACTTTGCCATGCAGCATATTCGCGATCCGGATGATATCTATCCGGTATTCCGTGAACTTTTCCGCAAGCAAACGGTGGGGAACTAA